From the Malus domestica chromosome 17, GDT2T_hap1 genome, one window contains:
- the LOC103426214 gene encoding putative pentatricopeptide repeat-containing protein At1g09680 — MALFKIPRSYLLLSSPHTYNCCYCLRFSSATTTATAAATNWYSLPPTSQNEDPKLSAISHAIKNHSQSLDSSSSLRKLLPSLTARDVINLINLNPHSLSPLSLLSFFDWLSSHPTFRHTVQSYCTMAHFLCAHQMYPQALSLLRLVVSRRGKDSASSVFASILETRGTHQSNYVFDSLMNAYLDSGFVSDAFQCFRLIRKNNFRIPFHVCGCLLDKMLKLNSPVMAWEYFMEILDAGFPPQVYAFNVLMHKMCKEAKIEQAQMVFDEIGKRGLRPSVVSFNTLINGYCKSGNLEEGFRLKRDMEESRTWPDVYTYSVLINGLCKECRLDDANYLFDEMCERGLVPNFVTFTTLIDGQCKNGRIDLAMEIYQKMLGRGIKPDVITYNTLINGLCKDGDLREARKLVEEMNMTGVKPDTITYTTLIDGCCKEGDLHSALEIRQGMIIQGIKLDNVAFTALISGLCREGRTLDAEKMLREMLDSGMKPDDATYTMVIDGFCKKGNVKMGFKLLKEMQSDDYVPSVVTYNALMNGLCKLGQMKNANMLLHAMINLGVAPDDITYNILLEGHCKHGNPENFEKLRSEKGLALDYASYTSLVSEFNKSSKDRRKR, encoded by the coding sequence ATGGCTCTCTTCAAAATCCCAAGAAGCTATCTGCTTCTCTCTTCTCCGCACACCTACAACTGCTGCTACTGCTTACGCTTCTCCTCCGCCACCACCACCGCAACCGCAGCCGCAACCAATTGGTACTCGCTCCCGCCAACTTCTCAAAATGAAGACCCAAAACTCTCGGCTATCTCCCACGCCATCAAAAACCACTCTCAGTCTCTCGACTCCTCCTCCTCGCTCAGAAAGCTCCTCCCTTCCCTCACAGCCCGCGATGTTATCAACCTCATCAACCTCAACCCccactctctctcccctctctctctcctctccttctTCGACTGGCTCTCTTCTCACCCCACATTTCGCCACACCGTCCAATCCTACTGCACCATGGCCCACTTCCTTTGCGCTCACCAAATGTACCCCCAAGCCCTCTCCCTCCTACGACTCGTCGTTTCTCGCAGGGGAAAGGACTCTGCGTCTTCCGTGTTCGCTTCGATTCTCGAAACTAGAGGTACCCATCAGTCCAATTATGTGTTTGATTCTTTGATGAATGCGTATTTGGATTCTGGGTTTGTTTCCGATGCGTTTCAGTGCTTTAGATTGATAAGGAAGAATAATTTTCGAATCCCATTTCATGTTTGTGGCTGTTTGCTTGATAAAATGTTGAAGTTGAACTCGCCTGTGATGGCCTGGGAGTATTTTATGGAGATTTTGGATGCTGGGTTTCCACCACAAGTGTACGCtttcaatgttttgatgcacaAAATGTGTAAAGAGGCTAAAATTGAACAGGCTCAGatggtgtttgatgaaattgggAAGCGGGGTTTGCGCCCGAGTGTGGTTAGTTTCAATACTCTGATTAATGGGTATTGCAAATCCGGGAATCTGGAGGAGGGTTTTAGGTTGAAGAGAGATATGGAGGAGAGCAGAACATGGCCTGATGTATATACTTACAGTGTTTTGATCAATGGGTTGTGTAAGGAGTGTAGGCTGGATGATGCAAACTActtgtttgatgaaatgtgtGAGAGGGGGTTGGTTCCGAATTTTGTCACATTTACGACTTTGATTGACGGGCAGTGTAAGAATGGGAGGATTGATTTGGCAATGGAAATTTATCAGAAAATGTTGGGGAGAGGTATCAAACCAGATGTGATTACGTATAATACACTCATAAATGGCCTTTGCAAGGATGGTGATTTGAGGGAAGCTAGGAAGCTTGTTGAGGAGATGAATATGACTGGGGTGAAGCCTGACACGATCACTTATACTACACTTATTGATGGATGCTGCAAAGAAGGAGATTTACATTCGGCGCTAGAGATAAGGCAGGGAATGATTATACAAGGGATTAAGCTTGACAATGTGGCTTTCACAGCCCTTATTTCGGGATTGTGTAGAGAGGGAAGAACCCTTGACGCTGAAAAAATGTTGAGGGAGATGTTAGATTCTGGCATGAAACCTGATGATGCCACGTATACAATGGTCATTGATGGGTTTTGCAAGAAGGGCAATGTTAAAATGGGTTTTAAGTTGCTCAAGGAGATGCAGAGTGATGACTATGTGCCAAGTGTTGTAACCTATAACGCTCTTATGAATGGGCTATGCAAGCTAGGACAGATGAAAAATGCTAATATGCTCTTACATGCTATGATTAATTTGGGGGTGGCTCCAGATGACATTACATACAACATTCTATTGGAAGGGCAT